Below is a window of Armatimonadia bacterium DNA.
GCGATCGAAGTCAGCGATGTGCTGTGCCTTCCAGGCCTCATCCTCGGGGTCATCAAAGGCGATGCCCTTCCAGATCAGCTCAGTGTAGTCCTGCGGACGCTTGAGCAGCGCCAGCAGTTCGGGCGTCTTGCCCACATGGTACAACCCCTCGCCCTTCACGAGCCCAAGCTCCGGAACCTCGGCGCACCGTGCGACTCGCAGCTTCGGCACCGCACCGCCGTACCGGGGGTTCTTCACCCAGCCGCGATCCAGCGTGTTGTACCAGGCGAAGCCCTGGCAGCGCTCGCAGCCACCGTAGACCGAGCTGAAGTCGCTGCAGACCCAGTTCGTCGTGATCAGGGCACGGTCCGGGTCAGGGTTCAGCGTCACATGCCCGAAGTCCGCCGGCATGATGGCCTTCTCGCCTTGTTCGCAGATCAGGGCGATGCAGTTGAGTACCTGCGCCTCGTCCGGCCCGGCGTCGATGTCGGTTACTTCCTGCATCAGGAAGATGGCGGTGCCGTAGGCTACCTCGTAGATCTCCGGGTAGCTGGGTCCGCCCTTCCAGATGGCCGGATGGTAGTGACCCGAGGTCTTCATCAGCTCCTGGCCGAACCGGTGCTGCCGGAACAGGCTTAGGTCATAGCGCAGGCTGTGCTGGTTGAGCAGGTGCTCGTCGCCCTGCAGTCCCAGGTTGCGGAACATCCAGTAGACGATCTCCTGCTCCTGGCCCTTCACGCACTCCGGGTCTTCCAGGATCGGCGCCAGCTTCTCGAAGGTACGCACCGAGTATTCCGGCCGCCGGAACTTCCCGGCCTCACCGTCCACAAAGCAAATCCGCAGCACCTCAGGGTCCACGTAGACGTTGAGACCACTGTCATGAACCAATTCCATCATGGTCTGGCACCTGCTCTTGCGTTGTTGGCCGCAGGAGGAAAACGCTTAACTCAGCGGCTGCTGCAAACAGACGGCGGCGGCTCCGATGACCCCCGCATTATAACCCAGATGTGCCGCCACAACCTCGGTCTCTTGGGCAGGAACGTCCATGGCGTAAGCACGGAAGGCAGCTCTGACCGGCCCAAGATAGACGTTACCCAACTCCGGAACACCCCCCCCCAGGACGATGATTCCGGGATCAAGGAGGTCCGCCGCCAGCGCCAACGCGAAGCCCATGCGCTCCGCAGATCGCTCAATCACCCCAAGCGCATCGGCATCGCCCGACTGCGCCAGCTCTCCGACCTTGCGCCCGGTCA
It encodes the following:
- a CDS encoding glucose-6-phosphate isomerase family protein; the encoded protein is MMELVHDSGLNVYVDPEVLRICFVDGEAGKFRRPEYSVRTFEKLAPILEDPECVKGQEQEIVYWMFRNLGLQGDEHLLNQHSLRYDLSLFRQHRFGQELMKTSGHYHPAIWKGGPSYPEIYEVAYGTAIFLMQEVTDIDAGPDEAQVLNCIALICEQGEKAIMPADFGHVTLNPDPDRALITTNWVCSDFSSVYGGCERCQGFAWYNTLDRGWVKNPRYGGAVPKLRVARCAEVPELGLVKGEGLYHVGKTPELLALLKRPQDYTELIWKGIAFDDPEDEAWKAQHIADFDRKFGRR